Proteins encoded by one window of Marinitoga hydrogenitolerans DSM 16785:
- a CDS encoding DUF1450 domain-containing protein translates to MIQVCKNNKGIEEFIEYLNQKNIEYSIENCLDECKICHSKLFFKKNEDTIIADSTEELIDKI, encoded by the coding sequence GTGATTCAAGTTTGTAAAAATAATAAAGGTATAGAAGAATTTATAGAATATTTAAATCAAAAAAACATTGAATATTCAATAGAAAACTGTTTAGATGAATGTAAGATTTGTCATTCTAAATTATTTTTCAAAAAAAATGAAGATACTATTATTGCAGATAGTACTGAAGAATTAATAGATAAAATATAA
- a CDS encoding SoxR reducing system RseC family protein encodes MKELMKVVDIDDEYIYVQALEAANCSSCVIKGSCNLTGDPNKKIKAINKSNMNLNRNDFVYIKKEDSLESRAAFIMYGIPLLIMIALTIVLFVIGLNEIISFLVGLSGMVISYYFIHIYDKNIAKTKYIPEIIEKLKIYNNFQL; translated from the coding sequence ATGAAAGAATTGATGAAAGTTGTAGATATTGATGATGAATATATTTATGTTCAAGCTTTAGAAGCAGCAAATTGCAGTTCTTGTGTTATAAAAGGTTCATGTAATTTAACAGGTGATCCTAACAAAAAAATTAAAGCTATTAATAAATCAAATATGAACTTAAATAGAAATGATTTTGTCTACATAAAAAAAGAGGACTCTCTTGAATCACGAGCAGCATTCATTATGTATGGTATTCCATTACTGATAATGATAGCATTAACAATTGTATTATTTGTTATTGGATTGAATGAAATTATCTCTTTTCTTGTTGGTTTAAGTGGCATGGTTATATCATATTATTTTATACATATATATGATAAAAATATTGCAAAAACTAAATATATTCCAGAAATTATCGAAAAATTAAAAATATATAATAATTTTCAACTTTAG
- a CDS encoding SHOCT domain-containing protein — translation MMHGWGWAGFRPYGYGYGLIGSFISFIFLIIFLVVVYFIVKKIFFNGNFDIKNMSQSKRSGEYEILKILNEKLVKGEISEEEYIRKKELILKNLK, via the coding sequence ATGATGCATGGTTGGGGCTGGGCTGGTTTTAGACCTTATGGATACGGATATGGATTAATAGGTTCATTTATAAGTTTTATTTTTCTAATAATATTTCTTGTAGTGGTTTATTTCATAGTAAAAAAAATATTTTTTAATGGAAATTTTGATATTAAAAATATGTCTCAAAGTAAAAGAAGTGGTGAGTATGAAATATTAAAAATTTTGAATGAAAAATTAGTTAAAGGTGAAATTTCCGAGGAAGAGTATATTAGAAAAAAAGAATTAATATTAAAAAATTTAAAGTGA
- a CDS encoding ABC transporter ATP-binding protein, giving the protein MILKIEGLTKKYGNLIAVNNISFEINRGEIFGLLGPNGAGKTTTLKCVLGLRKRNNGQIQINGKIAYLPEKKQLYKSLTVEKMIEINNFLTKDFSIKKAYELLSDFNIDKKIKISNLSHGMLTQIYIILTFSQNADLYILDEPTWGLDPLMRNKVLDLIREFTYNGKSVLYTSHILSEVEKIADRIAIMSKGQILEIDYLDNIKNKYTAISLPKEEKTKGYLWKSLEKENVWIVKNNKGEHITIDDIFEAIVKGEW; this is encoded by the coding sequence ATGATTTTAAAGATTGAAGGTTTAACAAAAAAATATGGAAATTTAATTGCAGTAAACAATATTTCTTTTGAAATAAATCGTGGAGAAATATTTGGATTATTAGGTCCAAATGGTGCTGGAAAAACTACAACTTTAAAATGTGTATTGGGGTTAAGAAAACGGAATAACGGTCAAATCCAAATTAATGGAAAAATTGCTTATTTGCCAGAAAAAAAACAATTATATAAAAGTTTAACAGTTGAAAAAATGATTGAGATTAATAATTTTTTGACGAAAGATTTTTCCATAAAAAAAGCATATGAATTATTAAGTGATTTTAATATAGATAAAAAAATTAAGATTTCTAATTTATCTCATGGAATGCTTACACAAATATATATTATACTTACTTTTTCACAAAACGCGGATTTATATATTTTAGATGAACCAACATGGGGACTTGATCCTTTAATGAGAAATAAAGTTTTAGATTTAATCAGAGAATTTACATATAATGGAAAAAGTGTATTATATACCAGTCACATCCTTTCTGAAGTCGAAAAAATTGCAGATAGAATTGCTATTATGTCTAAAGGACAAATATTAGAAATTGACTATCTTGATAATATAAAAAATAAATATACTGCCATATCACTTCCTAAAGAAGAAAAAACAAAAGGGTATTTATGGAAAAGTTTAGAAAAAGAAAATGTATGGATTGTTAAAAACAACAAAGGAGAACATATAACTATAGACGATATCTTCGAAGCTATTGTGAAGGGGGAATGGTAA
- a CDS encoding ArsR/SmtB family transcription factor codes for MTKYIKFSNIFKALSHPLRLRIIEIIGTKKYNISKIKKELEISQSNLSQHLKILEDAGIIKKIKKDNNVLCELKYEKIIDIINQVDYIIKKEIDLSMEIMKK; via the coding sequence TTGACTAAGTATATTAAATTTTCAAATATTTTTAAGGCATTATCACATCCTTTGAGATTAAGAATAATAGAAATTATTGGTACCAAAAAATATAATATATCAAAAATAAAAAAAGAATTAGAAATTTCTCAATCTAATCTTTCTCAACATTTAAAAATTTTGGAAGATGCTGGAATTATAAAAAAAATAAAAAAAGACAATAATGTGTTATGTGAATTAAAATATGAAAAAATTATAGATATAATAAATCAAGTTGATTATATTATAAAAAAAGAAATAGACTTATCTATGGAAATAATGAAAAAATAG
- a CDS encoding metal-sensing transcriptional repressor: protein MHKNKKGLNILKTAKGQVEAVVKMLEDDRYCIDVSKQILASISLLKKANAQILNTHLESCVKDAVKSKNAYEVNEKILELEEIMCYINKTL, encoded by the coding sequence ATGCATAAAAATAAAAAGGGATTAAATATTTTGAAAACAGCAAAAGGACAAGTGGAAGCAGTAGTTAAAATGTTAGAAGATGATAGATATTGTATAGATGTTTCAAAACAAATATTAGCTTCAATATCATTGTTAAAAAAGGCAAATGCACAAATTTTAAATACTCATCTTGAAAGTTGTGTTAAAGATGCTGTGAAATCGAAAAATGCATATGAAGTAAATGAGAAAATTCTAGAGTTGGAAGAAATAATGTGCTATATAAACAAGACTCTTTAA
- a CDS encoding SHOCT domain-containing protein gives MPCWGWSGFFYGYGGIIGSLIGFGFMILLVVIVYFLFKNLFKPNNLKKSNVKTSNEDLLRILNEKFVNGEITEEEYMRKKKLIE, from the coding sequence ATGCCTTGTTGGGGTTGGAGTGGTTTTTTTTATGGATATGGTGGAATTATAGGTTCTTTAATAGGTTTTGGATTTATGATTTTATTGGTGGTTATAGTATATTTTTTATTTAAAAATTTATTTAAACCCAACAATTTGAAAAAATCAAATGTTAAAACAAGCAATGAAGATTTATTGAGAATTTTAAATGAAAAATTTGTAAATGGTGAGATAACAGAAGAAGAGTATATGAGAAAAAAGAAACTTATAGAATAG
- a CDS encoding copper-translocating P-type ATPase has protein sequence MDERKHEHHEHSGHESMKHEHHEHSGHESMKHEHHEHSGHDHHSHHEHMVADFRKRFWISLILTIPVLALSPLVQKLFGLSDVLRFSGDLYVLFGISTIIYFYGGYPFLKGFYEELKEKRPGMMTLIAVAISTAYIYSSTVVFGLEGEIFFWELATLIDIMLLGHWIEMKSVMGASRALEELAKLMPSDAHKLMPDGSLVDIPLEELKTGDIVVVKPGEKVPADGIIIEGESSLNESMLTGESKPVTKKKNDLIIGGSINGEGSLKVKVKNTGKDSYLSQVIELVKEAQESKSKTQDLANRAAVWLTGIALSAGALTFFVWTWIMEKSFVFALERTVTVMVITCPHALGLAVPLVVAVSTAISAKNGLLIRDRVAFERARNIQAIVFDKTGTLTMGKFGVTDIINLSKDMTEEDILNYAASIELHSEHPIAKAIANAAKNRMKVDNFKAIPGKGAEGNVEGKHVMVVSPGYLRENNIKVENKKIDELHSAGKTVVYVLIDSELKGAIALADIIRPESKEAIAKLKEMGIKCMMLTGDNKQVAKWVADELGLDEYFAEVLPHEKSQKIKEIQSRNLVVAMTGDGVNDAPALVQADVGIAIGAGTDVAVESADIVLVRSDPRDVVAIIGLAKNTYKKMIENLLWATGYNVIAIPLAAGVLYNWGILLSPALGAVFMSLSTVIVAINAKLLKLEK, from the coding sequence ATGGATGAAAGAAAACACGAACATCATGAACATTCTGGTCATGAATCTATGAAACATGAACATCATGAACACTCTGGTCATGAATCTATGAAACACGAACATCATGAACACTCTGGTCATGATCATCATAGTCATCATGAACATATGGTTGCGGATTTTAGAAAACGTTTTTGGATTTCTTTAATTCTAACAATACCAGTTTTAGCATTATCACCATTAGTCCAAAAATTATTTGGACTTTCAGATGTTTTGCGTTTTTCGGGGGATTTATATGTTCTTTTTGGAATATCAACAATAATATATTTTTATGGTGGTTATCCATTTTTAAAAGGTTTTTATGAAGAGTTAAAAGAAAAAAGACCAGGAATGATGACTTTAATAGCTGTGGCTATAAGTACCGCATATATTTATAGTAGTACAGTTGTATTTGGATTAGAAGGAGAAATATTCTTTTGGGAGCTTGCAACATTGATAGACATTATGTTATTAGGACATTGGATTGAAATGAAATCGGTAATGGGAGCATCTAGAGCTTTAGAAGAACTAGCAAAACTGATGCCTTCCGATGCGCATAAACTTATGCCAGATGGTTCTTTGGTAGATATACCTCTTGAAGAATTAAAAACAGGAGATATTGTTGTTGTAAAGCCAGGAGAAAAAGTACCAGCAGATGGTATTATAATTGAAGGAGAAAGTTCTTTAAATGAATCTATGCTTACTGGAGAAAGTAAACCAGTAACTAAAAAGAAAAATGATTTGATTATTGGTGGTTCTATTAATGGAGAAGGTTCCTTAAAAGTTAAGGTTAAGAACACCGGAAAAGATTCATATCTTTCTCAAGTTATAGAACTCGTGAAAGAAGCTCAGGAAAGTAAATCAAAAACACAGGATTTAGCTAATCGTGCTGCTGTATGGTTAACAGGTATAGCTTTATCTGCTGGTGCGTTGACATTTTTTGTATGGACCTGGATAATGGAAAAAAGTTTTGTGTTTGCGCTTGAAAGAACAGTTACTGTTATGGTTATAACTTGCCCTCATGCTCTTGGTTTGGCTGTTCCGCTCGTTGTTGCAGTATCAACTGCAATTTCTGCAAAAAATGGATTACTTATTAGAGATCGTGTAGCTTTTGAAAGAGCACGAAATATTCAAGCAATTGTTTTTGATAAAACAGGAACACTTACGATGGGGAAATTTGGTGTAACTGATATTATTAACCTTTCAAAAGATATGACTGAAGAAGATATTTTAAATTATGCTGCTTCAATAGAATTACATTCTGAACATCCAATAGCTAAAGCTATAGCTAATGCAGCAAAAAATCGTATGAAAGTAGATAATTTCAAAGCAATACCTGGAAAAGGTGCTGAAGGAAATGTTGAAGGAAAACATGTTATGGTTGTTAGTCCAGGGTATTTAAGAGAAAATAATATAAAAGTTGAAAATAAGAAAATTGATGAATTACATTCGGCAGGAAAAACAGTTGTATATGTATTAATCGATTCAGAATTAAAAGGAGCTATAGCTCTTGCTGATATAATAAGACCAGAATCAAAAGAAGCAATAGCTAAATTAAAAGAAATGGGAATAAAATGTATGATGCTTACAGGAGATAACAAACAAGTTGCAAAATGGGTTGCCGATGAATTAGGACTTGATGAATATTTTGCCGAAGTTTTACCACATGAAAAATCTCAAAAGATAAAAGAAATTCAATCAAGAAATTTAGTTGTAGCAATGACAGGAGATGGTGTAAATGATGCACCAGCATTAGTTCAAGCTGATGTTGGAATTGCCATAGGAGCAGGAACAGATGTAGCTGTGGAATCAGCTGATATTGTTCTTGTTAGAAGTGATCCTAGAGATGTTGTTGCAATTATTGGTTTGGCAAAAAATACTTATAAGAAAATGATAGAAAATTTATTATGGGCAACAGGGTACAATGTAATTGCTATTCCTTTAGCTGCAGGTGTACTTTATAATTGGGGTATTCTTTTAAGCCCGGCACTTGGAGCAGTATTTATGTCATTAAGTACAGTTATTGTTGCAATAAATGCAAAACTTTTAAAATTAGAGAAATAA
- a CDS encoding heavy-metal-associated domain-containing protein yields the protein MKKVIIIEGMTCDHCVMHVTKELEKISGLKILKVEIGKAIIEGENLDDNLIKEAVDEAGYEVKEIKENDDEEHHMEHNHNQHEKHHHGHHMEHKDHKDHKKNKGGCCH from the coding sequence ATGAAAAAAGTGATTATTATTGAAGGAATGACATGTGATCATTGTGTTATGCATGTAACTAAAGAATTAGAAAAGATTTCAGGACTAAAAATTTTAAAAGTTGAAATTGGAAAAGCAATTATAGAAGGAGAAAATTTAGATGATAATTTGATTAAGGAAGCTGTAGATGAAGCGGGTTATGAAGTTAAAGAGATTAAAGAAAATGATGATGAAGAACATCATATGGAACATAATCATAATCAACATGAAAAACATCATCATGGACATCATATGGAACATAAAGATCATAAAGATCATAAAAAAAACAAAGGCGGTTGTTGCCACTAA
- a CDS encoding SHOCT domain-containing protein: MSCGGFGRGFFHNSHHNREYPHHNERSMSDSRQPMLEEKYKGSSRALDILDEKFVNGEITEEEYLRKKRLLLSRLDAVK, translated from the coding sequence ATGTCATGTGGAGGTTTTGGAAGAGGTTTTTTTCATAATTCTCATCACAATCGAGAATACCCTCATCATAATGAACGATCAATGAGTGATTCAAGACAACCAATGTTAGAAGAAAAATATAAAGGAAGTAGTAGAGCTTTAGATATATTGGATGAAAAATTTGTAAATGGTGAAATAACAGAAGAAGAATATTTAAGAAAGAAAAGGCTTTTACTTAGTAGATTAGATGCTGTTAAATAA
- a CDS encoding GntR family transcriptional regulator, protein MWFSIDFHSHTPVYKQIKNKIKEKILNNELKKEMFIPSIRVLAKELGVNLNTVARAYRELENENVIKSIRGSGYIVIGINEKDFINNKIEEFKKAVVSCKSANIKKEDLFEIIEDLFGGE, encoded by the coding sequence ATGTGGTTTTCTATAGATTTTCATTCGCATACTCCTGTGTATAAACAAATTAAAAATAAAATAAAAGAGAAAATTCTAAATAACGAATTAAAAAAAGAGATGTTTATTCCTTCAATTAGAGTATTAGCAAAAGAATTAGGAGTAAATTTAAATACCGTTGCAAGAGCTTATAGAGAATTAGAAAATGAAAATGTTATTAAATCTATACGCGGTTCTGGTTATATTGTTATAGGAATAAATGAAAAAGATTTCATTAATAATAAAATTGAAGAATTTAAAAAAGCAGTTGTTTCATGCAAAAGTGCAAATATTAAAAAAGAAGATCTATTTGAAATTATAGAAGATTTATTTGGAGGTGAATAG
- a CDS encoding heavy metal-binding domain-containing protein: MIVTTVGYVPGYEFKEVLGIVIGNTVHSKHLGRDIAAAFKTLAGGELKGYTEMLTEARNIAYERMIDEAEKLGADAIIGMRFSSSAVMQGAAEMLAYGTAVKLKKIED, from the coding sequence ATGATAGTAACGACAGTTGGTTATGTTCCTGGATATGAATTCAAAGAAGTTTTAGGTATAGTTATAGGTAATACTGTTCATTCAAAACATTTAGGAAGAGATATTGCTGCTGCATTTAAAACATTGGCTGGTGGTGAATTGAAAGGTTATACAGAAATGCTCACTGAAGCAAGAAATATTGCATATGAAAGAATGATCGATGAAGCTGAAAAACTTGGTGCTGACGCTATTATTGGTATGAGATTTTCAAGCTCTGCTGTTATGCAAGGCGCCGCAGAAATGTTGGCTTATGGAACTGCTGTAAAATTAAAGAAAATAGAAGATTAA
- a CDS encoding ABC transporter permease subunit, protein MKKEFYEMRVRFLILFIITIILFFSIAPFQKIYVNMIEENITVIKPYAEKFGVANIIENLNNWNYYIYTQWFGKNFGQMLPIFAIIAAFPLFSREIENGTMEYLMVRKSRDYIFLSKVYSGLILLFLLVIFGNLLPIIYSNLFNKNFNSIIAYKYMIHGLFGVLFWYEVTIFFSIIFNDQVKPILSSIGLLAITTALGFIKPLNFLNTYIYILGNDILKYGKIDWTYSIYLFILGEIIASLAYYTFKNKEI, encoded by the coding sequence ATGAAAAAAGAGTTTTATGAAATGAGAGTACGTTTTTTAATCTTATTTATAATAACTATAATCTTATTTTTTTCTATAGCTCCATTTCAAAAAATATATGTAAATATGATTGAAGAAAATATAACAGTTATAAAACCATATGCAGAAAAATTTGGTGTGGCAAATATAATTGAAAATTTAAATAATTGGAATTATTATATCTATACTCAATGGTTTGGAAAAAACTTTGGACAAATGTTACCAATTTTTGCTATTATAGCAGCATTTCCATTATTTTCACGTGAAATTGAAAATGGAACAATGGAATATTTAATGGTAAGAAAGTCAAGAGATTATATATTTTTATCAAAAGTATATAGTGGTTTGATTTTATTATTTTTACTTGTTATTTTTGGAAATTTATTGCCCATTATATATTCTAATTTATTTAACAAAAATTTTAATTCAATTATAGCATATAAATATATGATTCATGGTTTGTTCGGTGTATTATTTTGGTACGAAGTAACTATATTTTTTTCTATAATCTTTAATGATCAGGTTAAACCCATTCTTTCATCTATAGGTTTATTAGCTATTACAACAGCATTAGGATTCATAAAACCTTTAAATTTTCTAAATACTTATATCTATATTCTTGGTAATGATATTTTAAAATATGGAAAAATTGATTGGACTTATAGTATATACCTTTTTATTTTAGGAGAAATTATCGCTTCTTTAGCATATTACACTTTTAAAAACAAAGAAATCTAA
- a CDS encoding DUF302 domain-containing protein translates to MKYGILKETNYDFEEAIEKLNKELQKEGFGILMRIDLDEKFKAKLGIDFKHYTILGACNPKNAHKAILAEENVGLFLPCNVIVYEKGEKTVVAAIKPTIAMSSTENDAVYEIAKEIEESLKRAINSL, encoded by the coding sequence ATGAAATATGGAATTTTAAAAGAAACAAATTATGATTTTGAAGAAGCAATTGAAAAATTGAATAAAGAATTACAAAAAGAGGGTTTTGGAATTTTAATGAGAATTGATCTCGATGAAAAGTTTAAAGCAAAATTAGGTATAGATTTTAAACACTATACAATTCTTGGGGCATGTAATCCTAAAAATGCACATAAAGCAATATTGGCAGAAGAAAATGTAGGTCTTTTTTTACCATGTAATGTTATAGTTTATGAAAAAGGTGAAAAAACAGTAGTAGCAGCGATAAAACCTACAATTGCAATGAGTTCAACAGAAAATGATGCGGTATATGAAATTGCAAAAGAAATAGAAGAATCATTGAAAAGAGCCATCAATAGTCTATAA
- a CDS encoding SHOCT domain-containing protein, producing the protein MMFFGFLLIILIIWYIMKNPDAVKNLTETQSKNSAKEDALRILNEKFVNGEITEEEYLRKKKLIE; encoded by the coding sequence ATGATGTTTTTTGGATTTCTTTTAATTATATTAATAATATGGTATATAATGAAAAACCCAGATGCAGTAAAAAATTTAACAGAAACACAGAGTAAAAATAGTGCAAAAGAAGATGCTTTAAGAATATTGAACGAAAAATTTGTAAATGGTGAGATAACAGAAGAAGAATATTTAAGAAAGAAAAAGCTTATTGAATAA
- a CDS encoding heavy metal translocating P-type ATPase: MIDNEVLEKDNKAVEKELNVIGMTCTSCARTIEKKLGKLEGIEKVSVNFATEKLTLKFDPEKINEEVIKEVVKDVGYDVESPVDYKTVTIPIEGMTCSSCANAITKEINKIEGIVSVNVNFATEKAIVSYNPTITRLSKIKKAIENAGYKPLEVDSKDSVDFEKERRQKEIKTLWRKFVVSAIFSIPLLYISMGHLLGANLPEFVNPEVNPFNFALIQLLLVIPIAIAGYKFYTIGFRNLYKLSPNMDSLIAIGTSAAIIYGLFGTIQIYFGNTQYANDLYFETAGVIITLILLGKYLESVTKGKTSEAIKKLMGLQPKTALILQDGKELEIPVDEVEVGDIVIVKPGEKIPVDGVIIEGHTSVDESMLTGESIPVEKNIGDKVIGGSINKNGNIKFKATKVGKDTALAQIIKLVEEAQGSKAPIAKLADVISGYFVPIVIAIAILAAIAWYLAGAGGIFALTIFIAVLVIACPCALGLATPTAIMVGTGKGAEYGVLIKGGEPLETTHKIKTIVFDKTGTITEGKPKVTDIYTKGNYSKDELLSIAASAEKGSEHPLGEAIVKAAEEKNLKLKKINKFMAIPGHGIEVEIDKMNIYLGNLKLMKDKNIEISLNEEANKLAHEGKTPMFIAINGILEGIIAVADTVKPSSAGAIEKLHKMGIKVAMITGDNRKTAEAIARQVGIDIVLAEVLPQDKANEVKKLQQKGDIVAMVGDGINDAPALAQADVGIAIGSGTDVAMESADIILMKSDLEDVVTAIQLSKATIRNIKENLFWAFGYNTAGIPIAAGVLHIFGGPLLSPMIAAAAMSFSSVSVLLNALRLKTFKPKN; this comes from the coding sequence ATGATAGATAACGAAGTTTTAGAAAAAGATAATAAAGCAGTTGAAAAAGAACTTAATGTAATAGGTATGACGTGTACTTCATGTGCTCGAACAATTGAAAAGAAATTAGGAAAATTAGAAGGTATTGAAAAAGTTAGTGTTAATTTTGCTACAGAAAAACTAACTTTGAAATTTGATCCTGAAAAAATTAACGAAGAAGTAATTAAAGAAGTAGTAAAAGATGTAGGTTATGATGTTGAATCTCCAGTAGATTATAAAACTGTTACAATTCCAATTGAAGGTATGACATGTTCATCATGTGCAAATGCGATAACAAAAGAAATTAATAAAATTGAAGGAATTGTTTCTGTAAATGTTAATTTTGCTACAGAAAAAGCTATAGTTTCTTATAATCCAACTATTACGAGATTATCAAAAATAAAAAAAGCAATAGAAAATGCAGGATACAAACCACTTGAAGTTGATTCAAAAGATAGTGTGGATTTTGAAAAAGAAAGGCGTCAAAAAGAAATCAAAACATTATGGAGAAAATTTGTAGTTTCAGCTATTTTTTCAATACCGTTATTATATATTTCAATGGGACACTTGTTAGGTGCAAACTTGCCAGAATTTGTAAATCCAGAAGTAAATCCATTTAATTTTGCGCTTATTCAATTATTATTGGTTATCCCAATTGCAATTGCTGGTTATAAATTTTATACAATAGGATTTAGAAATTTATATAAATTAAGTCCAAATATGGATTCATTAATAGCAATAGGTACTTCAGCAGCAATAATTTATGGATTGTTTGGAACTATTCAAATTTATTTTGGTAATACCCAATATGCAAATGATTTGTATTTTGAAACGGCAGGAGTTATTATAACTTTAATTCTTTTAGGTAAATATCTTGAAAGTGTTACAAAAGGAAAGACATCAGAAGCTATAAAAAAACTAATGGGATTACAACCAAAAACAGCATTAATACTACAAGATGGAAAAGAATTGGAAATTCCTGTAGATGAAGTGGAAGTTGGAGATATTGTTATTGTAAAACCTGGAGAAAAGATACCCGTTGATGGTGTTATTATTGAAGGGCATACATCAGTTGATGAATCAATGCTAACAGGGGAAAGTATTCCAGTTGAAAAAAATATAGGAGATAAAGTTATAGGTGGATCTATAAATAAAAATGGTAATATAAAATTTAAAGCCACAAAGGTTGGTAAAGATACAGCTTTAGCTCAAATAATTAAATTGGTTGAAGAAGCTCAGGGATCAAAAGCACCAATAGCAAAATTAGCAGATGTTATTTCAGGTTATTTTGTACCAATAGTTATAGCAATAGCGATTTTGGCAGCAATAGCATGGTATTTAGCAGGTGCAGGTGGAATATTCGCTTTAACAATATTTATAGCAGTTTTAGTTATTGCATGTCCATGTGCTTTGGGTTTGGCAACTCCAACAGCAATAATGGTTGGTACTGGTAAAGGCGCTGAATATGGAGTTTTAATAAAAGGTGGAGAACCATTAGAAACAACACATAAAATAAAAACAATTGTTTTTGATAAAACAGGTACAATAACTGAAGGGAAGCCTAAGGTTACAGATATTTACACAAAGGGAAATTATTCAAAAGATGAATTATTAAGTATAGCAGCTTCAGCGGAAAAAGGATCGGAACATCCATTGGGAGAGGCTATAGTAAAAGCAGCAGAAGAAAAGAATTTAAAATTAAAGAAAATTAATAAATTTATGGCAATTCCAGGACATGGTATTGAAGTAGAAATTGATAAAATGAATATTTATTTAGGTAATTTAAAACTTATGAAAGATAAAAATATTGAAATTTCATTAAATGAAGAAGCAAATAAGTTGGCACACGAAGGAAAAACACCAATGTTTATAGCAATAAATGGAATTCTTGAAGGAATAATAGCTGTTGCGGATACTGTGAAACCATCAAGTGCAGGTGCAATAGAAAAATTACATAAAATGGGAATTAAAGTTGCAATGATTACAGGAGATAATAGAAAAACAGCAGAAGCGATAGCAAGACAAGTTGGTATAGATATTGTATTAGCAGAAGTTCTTCCACAAGATAAGGCAAATGAAGTTAAAAAACTTCAGCAAAAAGGAGATATTGTTGCTATGGTTGGAGATGGTATAAATGATGCACCAGCGTTAGCTCAAGCAGATGTTGGTATAGCAATAGGTTCAGGTACAGATGTTGCAATGGAATCAGCAGATATAATTCTTATGAAAAGTGACCTTGAAGATGTAGTTACAGCAATCCAATTAAGTAAAGCTACAATTAGAAATATAAAAGAGAATCTTTTCTGGGCTTTTGGTTACAATACCGCAGGTATTCCTATAGCAGCAGGTGTATTGCATATATTTGGAGGACCTTTATTAAGTCCTATGATTGCTGCAGCTGCTATGTCATTTAGTTCTGTTTCTGTTTTACTAAATGCTTTAAGATTAAAAACATTTAAGCCTAAAAATTAA